GAATAATATTATtctatgaaaaatattttaagtcagatatcgacaagtcacagatcaagaaatatcgagaagtctgtcgagaagtccaaaatggcatatagagaagtctcaagagatatcgataagtcattatgcatgtagagatctcagatatcgacaagtcaaaaagaacatgtagagaactggagatattaacaagtcatttcttcatgtagagatctagagatatcgacaatccAAATCTTCATGTGtagaactagagatatcgacaagtcaaaagcctatgtaGCGAATTGGAGATTTCAACAAgtccttctacatgtagagaacttgagacctcgacaagtcagtaacacatgtagagaactcaagatatcaatacgtcattatatttatcgatatgtgacatctaTATTGAACAAAAAGAATTCTCGACAAACTATCTCATAATTTAgaatgaagaaaaattgaagattcaagattatcagtcaataaacaaTTCTATAACTGAATTAGAAATAATACAAATGCAGTTTGAAGAATGTAAGATCAAGGGCTAAGATTTACTGGACAAAATATTGTCACACCCCCtacttaaatagcaaaataattatagctattacatcattttaatgagtattacacaaccaaaatccaagatcttacagtttagggtttggaacagcccaacactaccaactattacatctgattacaaataccgagtcctcacacaactattattacttattctacctgagctcgaacataagcatcagcatcacaggtcttacgggcagtctgcttgaatctaaccatggctgctagctgtaatatcagggtaaagcaagaagtgagccaaaagctcaacaagtgctaacaatacaacgcaaagcataaatcgagatatacctttaggaatgacaatggaatgacataatcaatgataatcgagagataaaacttatgtgagttggcatcattttgcttgcatcaaaacaaattttaaaaccattcttaatcaaaatcattttatgacgctacggattacagccggtgatcagccgcgaagtaatcccgaacctcgctgggttctaaaacattattgggaatccctaggcaacttttaagcctaatataagtgtggaaaggactcgcgtctcagtccagatccaccattcaagaaaacatttgtccccctttgggactgaaaaatccaccttttattcattttgaaaactgatgccgatttatgacaaaatctcttttgactgaaatcattttttttttatcaggggattatagatcaacttgaaacactggaaatatgacactaaatctcagggccatgatccactagactttactatattagggtaatcgagagatttccataaacaagaattttaacaaggaaattaagcaaggctattggataatatgaaagagtaatgccaaactaggcttaaagcaatggttgtagacaaggtataggtattagaacatcaagaagataagcatcactggttccaataggatagaggtgctaaaatataaaggaagtgatcatcagctcaagatataacagggtatcaagctttagggtaaggatagggttatcaaacaatcatgaatgaatttaagaaaagattggcttttaggtatcaagataaagtttctatcgaggttatttcaagagttgaatcaaagcatcagggtgcaacatcaagatttctcagggatcaatagcatgataatcaaaaggatcaataaggtattataacacatctctattttatcatggcattaaactatcatgaaagacttttgaactacttgcaatacgtactcgagggttcatggcatctctatgtaactcaaggataaacaaaagatactcttgatttaaatatatcaaaatgactcaggataattgcatcgatatatatatgaactgtttacagtaaatgcgaaggtcaagttgaatcacttgcctttgagatagactggtctggtctgactggtaggagcaacaactggagcttcactcgacttttatggcaagttttccctcgtctcgagatcctacataaataataataatcctcattataatatattctttccatcttaacctatttacaacccgaaattaaacatggatggcacttaggcctatacacacttaattcatatccaccatttatattttcaaatgtacacacgtagccacataatcacatatcgtatattaataccaaataacatcatatacaccataatgccacactaggcttggatgatctcgactcaccacttaagttacttggtcgctaactaaacgaacactactagaaaaagtagaatagacatcgcctcttagacatcAGTTGCTTTTTTGACCGATATAAAAGGTGTTTTTTATATCGGTTTTGGGCAACCGATATCTTTTGTAGTTATAAACATCAGTTTTTTAGCCCAACCGATGTTATAGgtctgttttaaaaaaattaatcaacgCCCCTTCCCCGTTTCCCCTCCGTTAGCCAAATATTTCATTCCTTCTTTAAACTCCCCCCATTTTTTACCTTCTGAAATTTTAAGTACTCATTTCCCCCTCTTCTTTTTTTAACTTTACACTAAAGATCAAAATCAAAATACACATATGCAGATCTAAAAACTTAAAACCAAAAATAAAAAAGAACAGCTTTCATCTCTCTCGGAGAACAACTCTCTCGAGAAAAAAAATCCCTCTCTCTCCAGATTGTGCTCTATGGAAGACTCGCTCATCTCCTCTCTTTATGTTCTCTCTGGTCTCTCTGCTCACTCTACTCTCTCTTTCGGTCGGAGTTTGAAAAGGTCGGAGGTTGAATTGGGTACGCTCAAATCTAAGTTTAAAGGTTAAAGATGTGAAGACTTAAAGCTCAAATTAGAGTTTAAAGCTCAAGTCGTAGGTCAGTCTTGAATTAAGTAAGCCTGAAACCCTAACTTTTAATTTGAGGATTTCGATTTGAAACCTAGTTTGAATAATTGTTTCAATTGAGCATGTTAATCGTTTTTTAGTTGAGTAGTTGTTTGAATTTTTTATATACATTTTATATGTAGTGTGTGTTAGTGTTATCTAATCTTGTGGAAGACTCACTGAGTTATtattaatgtatatatatgtgtatttaTGTGTTTATATTGTGTAATTTATCAGCTGTTAGTGTTATCTCTCTCAAATTGTGCTTTCATTTTGTTTATGCAATTATCCTCAGAAGTCCTGTATGGGCATTGTTCATCTATATTCAACTTTTTCAGAAGTCCTGGATGGCTAAAATGTTTCTCGTTTCACATTCTACCGGTGGATCCACTGCGGTAGCACTACTCGCGGGAATTCCACAGGTGTCTAAACTTTGAGCTTATTTGATAAATGTAGCTAGTGGTTATGGGTTTATGATGGAACTGACTAACTTTAAAACTAGATGAATGTTCAGAATTTGAAAAACATTAAAATATTGTAGTTTGTATTATTTTTGTAGATTGTAGGAACAAAGGTACTAGGATTGATAAAGCTCCCTTGCATGACAATTTGTGAACCAAGTAGTGTCTTAGTTAGTACTTAAGGTAGCTTTTGTTTAACTCACTTGAGTGGAGTGTCTCTGACCTAATGATGCCGACAGTATACTGAACTGGATAGTAGAACCTTTTCCAGGTTTAGCTTTTCAGAAAATGTTTCAATTAATGTCCAACATTACAAAATATGcaaattattttgttaaaaaCTCAAAGTGATATAATAATTGAACTTCAGCACAAGTCATTCCACTATAGGTATCTCTTTAGCCTTACACTCAAATCATTAATAATTGACCAAGTACAATATTATAAGTTACCTTGAAATTCTAAAATTAGCTTCATGTTTCTTATCTTAAACCATAAAATTGTTTTTTTTGTCATAATTTTCTGTAAATCAAGTAATTATCTCAAAACTCATTCTACTTTATATATAACACCAACTTTTAACTCATTTAGTCATCCTTGAATCTGATGTAATATTATTTACTCTGCTGCCTCTAAATCCAGCTTCTCTTGTAAACAATATATTTGTTGCAGATATTGTGTCCATTTCTTTTCGATCAGTTCTATTGGGCAAAAAGGATGTTCTGGCTTGGAGTTTCCCCAGAACCATTAAAGAGATGTGACATGGTTCTAGTTGATGGTAACTATACAAGCATTAAAGAAGCTGCAGAAAAATTAGCAAGGTCTATAAGTTATGCCCTGTCTCCAGAAGTCAGAGCATGTGCTTTGGAGGTTGCTGAAAAATTATCTCTTGAGGTAATGCTTTCTCTTGAAAACTATAAGAAGCGTACTAATTCGTTTCATATTTGCCCATAAAAGGTGAATGGATGTTGTTTATACTATTATGAAGAAATTTTATTTGTTACAAACAGACAATCAGATATATAGTTTCTGTGGACACGGATATCCATCTCTGACTGTGTTACCTTGCCTTCTCTGTATGGCAATGAAGAGTAACAGTTTCTGTTGAGAGTTTTAGACTGCTTCTGGACGCAATATACTTAAGAACTTGGTGATAAGAGAATTTTTTTATGAAAGATTGAATCTCTATTTTATTGGTAAATAACAAAGAACTTTAACGTTTATATAACCAAGTAGGGATAGATCATTTGGGTGTGTCGCTTAAGGATTATATACTGTTGTCATATGTTCAAGTTTCCAAATACGTTTTTTATAGTTATATTTCAGTTCCTCGCATGATGGTCGGGTATGTTACATTGGATGTCACTGTTATCACATGTTTGCTCCCGAAGGACCTGAACTATATGTTGGCTTTAACCCAATATGATTTAATGGTCTTTTGAGTTATCCAAGACTATGCGTTGTACAATAATTATGTTTAGATAAATTTATATGTGGTATGTCCGGATTGTAAAGTTTGGTACTTAGAAACTAATAAAAGTAAGACTTGTATAACAAGTAATGTTGTGGCTAAGTTTGTAATggctatatatatatagtcataTTATGTTTGACAGGCATGCATCAACTGTAGGTGTAATTATTGCTCAAGAACGGATACTTAAGTATTCTTAGGCTTAGGGTTAGGTATCCTTGATTGGTTGTATCACTAATAATtgttttaattaataataaaagtTGGGATGTGTAATGAATTACTATGATTATATTAATTAACAACAATGATAACACATAAGCTACAAAATATACTTAACTCCTCTGAATTACAGTACTCAGCTCTTTCGATCAAGCAACAACAATGAAAGGAAAAATGAGGATAAATAATGGACTTTGGAGAGGCCCAATTCTCTCCCAATAAAAGTAAAGACAATACTAACTTCCTCCTGCCCTAATCTTCCCCTCTGTGTTGTATATGTTCTCCCTTTTGTTCCCTCTCCGTTATTACACATATGTCCCTAAATATTTGCTATTATGCCTTTCTTACCCCTTGACACGCACCTGTAATAAACGTGCTTAACACGTGACTCTACTGGGTGCATCACAGGATGTGTTTATTTTTACGTTAAATTTGGTGTTCTTGTTTTGCTTTTAGTTAGTGATTTAATAAGGAGTAGAAGTGATATTTGAATAAGACCTGGCCACTATTTGGTAGAACTTCTGGCAGCTTTTGGCCTGGTTAGCAAATACTCCTACGGACATTGAAAGCAACACCAGACTTGGATGTAACATAACTGCACTTGCTTTTGTGGTTTTGGTGCCCGTAAATTGGACTAACGGCACTTTGGTGAAACTCAAAGATGTAACATTCAGTGATATTTACAAGCTTTCAATATCAAATGTCCCCCCCCAGATCGTCGAGGTGAGATTTACTTGTAATATGTGTTGAACTATAGTACATAACATTAACATTAAGTATGTAGTAACGATGATTTCTGTACCAAATATTTTGCCATATCTTGATTTATAATTATTATCAGATCCTTTTTTCCGTTTTTCTTATTATAAAGAAACCACTTGATGATTGGGAATTTACTTTGGCACCAGTACTTCACCCTCTGTGGACAAGTGTTTTTATGTGGTAACTTTCACTGGTCAACAGGTTTTGGGTTCATATAGGAATGGCATATATCTTCTCTTTCTGGACATGGTATAAACTTTACAAAGAATACCAGATCGTAGCAACTATGAGGTTGCAATTTCTAGCCTCTGAAAGTCGCCATCCAGATCAATATACAGTATGTTTCTTGGCTTTTGTATTAGATTTAGCTTGCATGTTTTTCTGTCAAATGTGACTTTATCAGTCTATAATTTTGGCTTCTTGTTTGTATTTGGGCACATGCTCAGATGTATCTTCTTCAGAAACTGTACCAAGGGCATGTAAAATATAGTTGAAGTCATTAAATTCCAAAAGAATATGCTTTTTTTTCATTTAACACTAACATCTAATAGGAAGTACCTGATATAGAAAGTGCAGGTTTGAACTGTTATAGTGCTACGTGGATACATAAAGTGTTCTACTACAGAGTGAGGAGGTCAAATACACCTAATAATGTATAGGAATGTGGATTTGCGAGTATAAAATACACCAGTATTTGATGTAATACACACATTGATGCATATTTGACAATGACGTAATATACACATTGATGCATATTTGACAATGACCGCATACAGACATTGTCATCATACGGGACCAGAGGCTACAGGAGCTTTACTAAGGAGTGGGAAGATGGAGAAGAATAAGGGCATTCCTCAAATGATATTTTACATGCTATTGTCGGTATCAAGTCAAATTCTTTGTATAGACAGTAGTAGAATATATGGATGGATATGTGTTGTACTTGATATTTGGATTAGATGAATCCATTGTACCGGATGTTTGATTATTGGTTGTTAGATTAATGGATAACTGGTATTGTGCAGCAACTGATTTTGGTAGTTCATTGGTTTTtggaatttatatttttaaaatgtgcaTTAATAAAACAGGTACAAACATCATTATAATGGAAAATAATGTCTGTCAAAGCTTAATACATCAATTCTAGTTGACCATTGACATCactaaaaaccgatgttaaatactacaacaaaaaaaatcttaaaataaaaaactgatgttattaaaCATTATAGACATCAGTCTGTTACAAATAGACATCGGTTACCAATTAAGAATCGATGTCAAAGGTATTGTTAACATCGGTTTTTGATGAAAACTGTTGTTATTGTtactagtaacatcagtttattgGTTAAATTGAAAATTTTTGCTTAGCTtacatatatttaaattgataaaaatatcatattatgatgatatatgaagattagatatgcatgagaaatttaatatcaagaaatagaaatcggttttaaacaaagaactgatgttatatgttatatttaacatcagtttaaaaccgatgttaaatggggggtctttaacatcacccacgaatACATCGGATTTTTacattcatagacatcggtttttagccgatgtatattgacgtttttctagtagtggaagtcttcgaatttgggcttcctaactcaatgtgcctttcctaaattatccaaaacctattgaccctcacttgtgccttttgttctactgaccttatactatcttacaactatgttggtcgacctaatactcacttctaagtgtcctaaaactatgtgataagtgaaagtgctcactggtgcaaatttcagaatggtaactaaggtttcttgagtgcattagacactcttaaactacaagtttttcttcaaaatttttacacaagactctcctgacctaagggcatctcacaagcttgatgtggctcaaaggcctggcttgggccttcctgggcctaagctaaaagtccaaggtacccctgtttttctgggcagaaaatgccctgacttgaattaacttgtgacacatggttctagctcatatcctatgaactatggttggaaaaacttctctgacataccctctaactaaggcccaattgggcctaatgagggcctacccatgacatggccaaatctccctatttctaagttgcaacaaaactgtcccctgctggacagattttgttattctacttgtgcacctaaccaaatgacatgcaaacctccaaccaactcctaaaacctattatatactccccatactaacttctggtggcttgggcctcaaagtgcacatcaatgacatggtcaaaactcactctaaacctcagggtactaaactgatttttctgcagaaactataactctcattttccaaggttttgacttgacaaacccaattatcaacaactaaatacttaaaccaagacttatacttggtattctactgaactaactccctttttctcaaaatacccttggtgagatcatccttacctatggtgcaactatggcaaaataaaagagactactctttacaaatcacaaacctttatgctcttgaagcaacaagatatatatatatttatttttattttttttataaaagataaccacgaattattaccatgcaataagaagtataaatcaatattaatacattattcctactgaaattaaggctcactaacaaccatgaatctaaatgatccaaacttccaaaaaaatcaaaagtgatttgcatgcatgcatgctttcggatctttcaagccaaatcaacatgatttccaaataaatttttatcataattcaacatgcaagcctaacatggattacaactaaatgatcaactagcatgcaaaaggattttatcaagattttACTACAACATTCATGTTATCaacacaaaatacacaaaaatgttaacaaggcaacaaaacaccatccattcggctcctatcaagtcatggtcGAATGGATTAGGataaaaacagcattcgcataagtgtaacactcttatgtctagccattcttgaccctatgatactataactcatggtgaaagccttagattcacaagaatcaaggaggttcactttgagtttaacaaaaacatcaccatgcaaggtcaaaacataggtttttcactctaaaattttgaaatatataagaataacatatagggagtaaaattacttgaatataagatgattgtttgggtgaaagaatgaagaaatgaaggggatggagggcctcggctatgggatggccgagagggagggttgagccgagagggagggaggagaaaagggaagggtggagtgaaaatggagtgatcatcactttagttttgtttttatgtctttgactaggctaaatgtgagtggatttaggaaatgacaagagtaaccctctagctaaagttaggcaaatttgcatgcaaggtcaaggaggtaatttggctagcaaaatgtgagttagtggggtggagaatgtcttctttgccctttggttaaatagaagagagtttgcatgcaaggttattcatgtaatttaataattatgacaactaaaatttataatgatttatttttataaaataaaatacaagttcaaaaattataaaatttctaccataaattaacttgtatttttagagactttataaaatcattttcacaatttgtgtacaaaatgtcttttaaaagaaaatttttccaaagcttagaatattccttataaatcaaaaataaagaaattaaataaattcttgctttgaaaaatcatatactacccaaagcaaatttataatgcagaaattttcactcacacaaacgtacaagcattgaatatatttttatttaacttaatattattcacaaataatattacataaaatgccggtcgtaacatcctctcccccttaagggattctgtccccagaatctaagagaacagatgaggataccgggaacgcatatcagactctaactcccaagtcgactcttcgaccttagggttcctccaaagtactttcactaactttactgatttatttctaagactctttacttgccagtcgagtactttaaccggttgctccacaaatgacaggtctgcctgaatttctacaggttcatattctatcacatggctagcgtcaggattgtacttcttaagcaacgacacatggaacacattatgcacatgctgatactgaggtggtaaggccaactcgtaggccacctttcctacttgactcaaaatctcaaaaggacctacgtatctaggtgctaactttcctttcttgccaaatcttatcaaccctttcctaggtgacacttttagcaacacagcttcgccaatttggaattgaacatccttacgcgctggatccgcatacttcctctgtctatcttgagcagcaagcaaccttttctgaattaacttgactgagtcatgcaactgttgtaccaattctgagccgagaattcttccttctcctacttcatcccaacttgttggtgatctacattttcgcccgtacaaagcttcatatggtggcatgccgatactggaatgatagctgttgttatatgaaaattcaattaatggcaggtggtcgtcccaacttccagcaaaatcgattgcacaactgcgcaacatgtctccaattgtttgaattgttctttcactctggccatcagtctgcgggtgatacgccgtgctcatattcaacttcgtgccaagacattcctggaattgcttccagaatcttgagttaaatcggggatctctgtctgaaactattgatacaggtactccatgccttaatacgatttcgtgcacatacagatgaaccaacttgtccagtgacgacttctcatttattggaaggaaatgcgccgacttcgtaagacgatcaattataacccatattgcgtcatgtccggactttgttcgtggtagtcctactataaagtccatagcgatattttcccatttccattctggaatcttcaggggctgaattaatccgcttggtcgttgatgttctgcctttactttctgacaggtatagcacttcgcaacccattctgccacgtctcttttcatatttggccaccaaaagttcttctttaagtcttgatacatcttggtgcttcccgggtggattgaaaatttcgaatggtgggcttcatggaggatctcattctttaattcagatacatggggaatccatattctggatgaaaaccttagtattccttgctcatcccttttagtattaatctcttctccagataactgatttttctctttttccattacttcctcttgatacttctttatcttttccagtagtgttggctgaaaggtcattgcatgacaaacttctttgactttcccataagcacaaagttccaattcaaattttccgatttcttcggataactcttttgatgttatcattatattcaatctttccttccgactcagcgcatcggccactacgttcgcctttccaggatggtaatttatcgaacagtcatagtccttaatcaattccagccatctcctctgcctcatattgagctctttctgagtaaaaatgtactttaaactcttgtgatccgtgtagatttcacacttttctccatagagatagtgtctccaaatcttgagtgcgaacactatggcggctagttccaagtcatgcgtcggatactttaactcgtgcggcttcaactgtcttgacgcatgtgctattaccttactgtgttgcatcaacacacaacccaaacccttatgtgaagcgtcgctgaatattacaaaattcccttgatcatcgggaagtaccaacaccggagctgttaccaacttctgttttaactcttgaaagctattttcacattctgcactccattcaaacttttgattctttctggttaacttggtcaatggtgtggcgatcttcgagaaatccttgacgaatcttctatagtatccggccaatcctagaaaacttcgcacttccgtaggagtccttggcctctcccaactcataactgcctcaatcttcgccggatccactttaattccatcatttccaataacatgccccaaaaattgaacttcctttaaccaaaactcacatttggtaaacttggcatacaacttctcttgtcggagtatctccaatgctatccagaggtgctgcatatgttcttcttccgatttagaataaataaggatgtcatcaataaataccacgacaaatttatccaaatacttcttaaatactcgattcatcagatccatgaatgcggtcggagcgttggtcaatccaaacggcattactaggaattcataatgcccatatctggtcctaaatgcggtcttgggaatatcttcttccttgatctttaattgatggtatcccgatctcaagtcaatcttcgaaaaacattttgctccctttaactgatcaaaaaggtcatctatccttggtagcgggtagcggttcttgatcgttactttattcaactcccggtaatctatgcatagacgcatactcccatctttcttcttcacaaagagaacaggtgctccccatggcgacgtacttggtcgtatcactcccttatccaataattcttgtagctggctcgccaactctttcatttctgctggtgccatcctatacggagcctttgaaactggttccgtgcctggagcaaggttgatctcgaactcaatttgtcgatctggtggtaagcctggtagttcgtcgggaaacacatcggggaactcattaactacaggaatatcttccatgctggggctgcctctctctgaatccactacatatgctaggaacgactcacaaccttttctaagtaacttcttagcctgaataattgtaagaaatagtcgctcttgcctctgtcccttaaatactaccttctctccactcttcgtctttaaatacactctcttggtcttacaatttatctgagcgctattctctcctaaccaatccattcctaaaattatatcaaactctcccagcttgaagagtatcaagtcggccgagaacttatatcccgaaatatcaatctcacattttggacaaaattgattcacaggaatcttctcttggttcgcaattaccacatttactacctcactcataaccgttttatcacattggatcttatcaacaaaagattctgatatgaaagatcttgtggctcccgaatcaatcaatactttggctttgacattattgagtaaaagtgtacctgctatcacctcagaattctgaacagcatctttcatctttagatcaaatgtccttgctgttgcttgcggggttggtgcgggtggtggaggtaatgccaatacctcagctggcacgcttgcactggtacttgccacgttcatcagagctctgactggtcctgttgccttacactccctagccatgtgtccagtcttcccacatttgtagcacgtaactcctggcttcggcatcttgcactcatttgccaaatgtcccttctgattgcacctataacaggtcatactcagcttattgcatactccggggtgccttcttccacagtgcttgcattctggcctctggaacctgttttctccaacttgcccttggcttgcctgattgttcccttttgattcttgccttttgcccaaatttcc
This sequence is a window from Apium graveolens cultivar Ventura chromosome 9, ASM990537v1, whole genome shotgun sequence. Protein-coding genes within it:
- the LOC141685725 gene encoding uncharacterized protein LOC141685725, producing the protein MAKMFLVSHSTGGSTAVALLAGIPQILCPFLFDQFYWAKRMFWLGVSPEPLKRCDMVLVDGNYTSIKEAAEKLARSISYALSPEVRACALEVAEKLSLENFWQLLAWLANTPTDIESNTRLGCNITALAFVVLVPVNWTNGTLVKLKDVTFSDIYKLSISNVPPQIVEEVPDIESAGLNCYSATWIHKVFYYRVRRSNTPNNV